In the Euphorbia lathyris chromosome 5, ddEupLath1.1, whole genome shotgun sequence genome, one interval contains:
- the LOC136229703 gene encoding antimicrobial ginkbilobin-2-like protein has protein sequence ITSNDSDFRFTNINGDYQKSLNNLIYTFQNLAPANSFALGSVGQNIQDRPFSLSLCRGDISGTNCTSCIAEARSEIRKLCPYNKAATIWYDNCLLKYSDNEGSSRIYGLAQCSRDLVRDDCYKCLNGAIAEIPNCCDGKQGGRVVVGASCTVRYEIYTFLKPY, from the coding sequence ATCACATCTAATGATTCAGATTttagattcaccaacattaaTGGAGATTATCAGAAAAGCTTGAACAACCTCATATACACTTTCCAAAATCTAGCTCCGGCAAATAGCTTCGCTCTTGGTTCTGTAGGCCAAAACATCCAAGACCGACCTTTCAGTCTGAGTCTCTGCAGAGGAGACATTTCAGGCACAAATTGCACAAGCTGTATAGCAGAAGCAAGATCTGAAATCCGAAAACTATGCCCATATAACAAAGCAGCAACCATATGGTACGATAATTGCCTTCTCAAATACTCGGACAATGAAGGTTCGAGCAGAATTTATGGGTTAGCTCAGTGCAGCAGAGATCTTGTGAGGGATGATTGTTATAAGTGTTTGAATGGTGCCATAGCTGAAATTCCAAACTGTTGTGATGGGAAACAAGGAGGTAGAGTTGTTGTTGGTGCAAGTTGCACTGTTAGATACGAGATTTACACATTTCTTAAACCTTATTAG